In Nocardioides cavernae, a single genomic region encodes these proteins:
- a CDS encoding Fpg/Nei family DNA glycosylase, whose amino-acid sequence MPELPEVEALAQDLRGRLVGRAISRIDLAAFSALKTFDPPLHALHGTLVDDVTRHGKFLDIDASGVHLVIHLARAGWIRWRDEVPALPAKPSSKNPLAARIVIDDPDLETRPGLDVTEAGTRKGLAIYVVRDPQEVEGIARLGPDPLSDDFTREVLQQILEREGRKQIKGVLRMQSIVAGIGNAYSDEILHAARMSPFKPANSLDEADLQTLYDAVRTTLGDAVQRSSGLAASELKGEKKSNLAVHGRTGQKCPVCGDVVREVSFADSSLQYCATCQTGGKPLADRRMSRLLK is encoded by the coding sequence GTGCCCGAGCTGCCCGAGGTCGAAGCCCTCGCCCAGGACCTGCGCGGTCGCCTGGTGGGTCGGGCGATCAGCCGCATCGACCTGGCCGCGTTCAGCGCGCTCAAGACCTTCGACCCGCCGCTGCACGCCCTCCACGGGACACTCGTCGACGATGTCACCCGCCACGGGAAGTTCCTCGACATCGACGCGAGCGGGGTGCACCTCGTCATCCACCTCGCCCGGGCCGGGTGGATCAGGTGGCGCGACGAGGTGCCGGCGCTGCCGGCCAAGCCCAGCTCCAAGAACCCCCTCGCCGCCCGTATCGTCATCGACGACCCCGACCTCGAGACCCGACCCGGCCTCGACGTCACCGAGGCCGGCACCCGCAAGGGCCTCGCGATCTACGTCGTCCGCGACCCGCAGGAGGTCGAGGGCATCGCCCGGCTCGGCCCCGACCCGCTCTCCGACGACTTCACGCGCGAGGTGCTCCAGCAGATCCTCGAGCGCGAGGGGCGCAAGCAGATCAAGGGCGTGCTGCGGATGCAGTCGATCGTCGCCGGCATCGGCAACGCGTACTCCGACGAGATCCTCCACGCCGCGCGGATGTCGCCGTTCAAGCCCGCCAACAGCCTCGACGAGGCCGACCTGCAGACGCTGTACGACGCCGTGCGCACGACGCTGGGCGACGCGGTCCAGCGCTCGAGCGGGCTCGCCGCCAGCGAGCTGAAGGGCGAGAAGAAGAGCAACCTCGCCGTCCACGGGCGCACCGGCCAGAAGTGCCCGGTGTGCGGCGACGTGGTGCGCGAGGTGTCGTTCGCCGACTCCAGCCTGCAGTACTGCGCGACCTGCCAGACGGGCGGGAAGCCGCTGGCCGACCGGCGCATGTCCAGGCTGCTGAAGTAG
- a CDS encoding ClpX C4-type zinc finger protein produces MAITREGRICSFCGEPGGPGTDLRLIGGLGAQVCERCVDDFHGILHDEATYAEARGSFPWERMDDAELLATLPQILASAEQNTAFAHEWVDLLRSRNISWAEIGRALGVSRQAAWERFSRRSPDKGATA; encoded by the coding sequence ATGGCGATCACGCGCGAGGGCAGGATCTGCTCCTTCTGTGGCGAACCCGGAGGACCGGGCACCGACCTGCGCCTGATCGGCGGCCTGGGCGCCCAGGTGTGCGAGCGGTGCGTGGACGACTTCCACGGCATCCTCCACGACGAGGCCACCTACGCCGAGGCCCGTGGTTCCTTCCCGTGGGAGCGGATGGACGACGCCGAGCTGCTGGCGACGCTGCCGCAGATCCTCGCCTCGGCCGAGCAGAACACCGCGTTCGCGCACGAGTGGGTCGACCTGCTCCGCAGCCGCAACATCTCGTGGGCCGAGATCGGCCGCGCGCTCGGCGTCTCGCGCCAGGCGGCGTGGGAGCGATTTTCCCGCCGGTCGCCAGACAAGGGCGCCACTGCGTGA
- the aat gene encoding leucyl/phenylalanyl-tRNA--protein transferase, whose product MPIAPAPTPWAFPACSSWDPDDDLVALGADLEPGTLVTAYGLGLFPMPVTLDGEEHLGWFSPVERGVLPLDGLRVSRSLRRSSREYEIRIDTVFDEVVAACGSPDRADGWITPEFRHAYGRLHRLGWAHSVEAWRDDRLAGGLYGVSVGGLFAGESMFHRERDASKVALLALVDLLHDRYADRRLLDVQWQTPHLESLGVVRRPRADYLESLRRSLDVPLPDPFRVDDQ is encoded by the coding sequence GTGCCCATCGCCCCCGCTCCGACGCCCTGGGCCTTCCCGGCGTGCTCGTCGTGGGACCCCGACGACGACCTCGTCGCGCTGGGCGCCGACCTGGAGCCGGGCACGCTGGTCACGGCCTATGGGCTGGGCCTCTTCCCGATGCCGGTGACCCTCGACGGCGAGGAGCACCTCGGCTGGTTCTCCCCCGTGGAGCGGGGCGTGCTGCCGCTCGACGGGCTGCGCGTGTCCCGGTCGCTGCGCCGCTCTTCGCGCGAGTACGAGATCCGCATCGACACCGTCTTCGACGAGGTCGTCGCCGCGTGCGGCAGCCCGGACCGGGCCGACGGCTGGATCACGCCGGAGTTCCGGCACGCCTACGGCCGCCTGCACCGCCTCGGGTGGGCCCACTCCGTCGAGGCCTGGCGCGACGACCGGCTCGCGGGCGGGCTCTACGGGGTCAGCGTCGGCGGGCTCTTCGCGGGGGAGTCGATGTTCCACCGCGAGCGGGACGCCTCGAAGGTCGCGCTGCTGGCGCTCGTCGACCTGCTGCACGACCGGTACGCCGACCGGAGGCTGCTGGACGTGCAGTGGCAGACCCCCCACCTCGAGTCGCTGGGCGTCGTACGACGTCCGCGCGCGGACTACCTCGAGTCGCTCAGGCGGAGCCTCGACGTTCCGCTGCCGGATCCCTTCCGGGTGGACGATCAGTGA